One genomic segment of Virgibacillus doumboii includes these proteins:
- a CDS encoding OmpA family protein, with protein MDTKYQRLFKKEQDEGHFWPSFTDLLTIILLCFILIFIAMMIIKSLQIEEMKRTIDQIMGVRSELVNDLQDEFSDSTLGIEVDEETGAIIFNTEILFEYNESELKPESFQFLDEFVPKYLDILLQSGYEEYIAEIIIEGHTDRDGSYLYNLKLSQERAYSVADYILSDDFPYKNIQQHLKDKLTVNGRSYTDFRTDESGDYSAEASRRVEFKFRLKDEEILEKTREILAE; from the coding sequence ATGGATACTAAATACCAGAGACTCTTTAAAAAGGAACAGGACGAAGGGCATTTTTGGCCATCTTTTACAGACCTGCTGACGATTATTTTGTTATGTTTCATCTTAATTTTTATTGCCATGATGATTATTAAGTCCCTGCAAATTGAAGAGATGAAACGGACTATCGACCAAATCATGGGAGTTCGGTCTGAACTTGTTAATGATTTGCAGGATGAATTCAGTGATTCAACCCTGGGTATCGAAGTGGACGAGGAAACAGGTGCGATTATTTTCAACACAGAAATCCTATTCGAATATAACGAATCCGAACTGAAGCCGGAGTCATTTCAGTTTTTGGATGAATTTGTTCCGAAATACCTGGACATTTTATTGCAAAGCGGATACGAGGAATATATTGCCGAAATCATCATTGAAGGCCATACAGATCGCGATGGCAGCTATCTGTATAACTTGAAGCTTTCACAGGAAAGGGCATACAGTGTCGCGGACTACATTCTTAGCGATGACTTTCCTTATAAAAATATCCAACAGCATTTGAAAGATAAGCTGACGGTAAATGGCAGATCTTATACTGACTTTCGTACGGATGAGTCGGGTGATTACAGCGCGGAAGCTTCACGGCGAGTGGAATTTAAATT
- a CDS encoding MFS transporter → MNGIIILTNHAFLGMLLRVLTGLTLAGVYPVAVKILSQWFPKKRGLAVGILIAALTLGTSLPHFAVIFFSSINWQLVIICSSVLALFAAIIVHFMLEDAPAATKKSTFSFTLIIQEVIGWQWVFAILAIGPVLGIVSMVKYKRYEVKGVESA, encoded by the coding sequence TTGAATGGCATAATAATACTGACTAATCATGCTTTTCTCGGAATGTTATTAAGGGTGTTAACTGGACTGACTCTGGCTGGAGTATATCCGGTAGCAGTGAAAATTTTATCCCAGTGGTTTCCAAAAAAACGCGGGCTTGCTGTTGGTATTTTAATAGCAGCGTTAACCCTGGGAACATCTTTACCACATTTTGCAGTAATATTTTTTTCGTCAATAAATTGGCAGTTGGTGATTATTTGCAGTTCGGTTTTGGCACTGTTTGCAGCAATAATTGTTCATTTTATGTTGGAAGATGCACCGGCAGCAACTAAAAAATCCACCTTTTCTTTTACATTAATTATTCAGGAAGTTATCGGCTGGCAATGGGTCTTTGCCATTTTAGCGATTGGACCCGTTCTTGGGATTGTATCTATGGTTAAGTATAAACGTTATGAGGTTAAAGGAGTGGAATCGGCATGA
- a CDS encoding carbohydrate kinase family protein, translating into MKNGIISYGEAFIDYIANDPSNSNFQTYLGGTTVNVAVGVRRLGTPAYYLCKIGTDDDSQFITTKLNPEQVSQEFCVVNNHKSICKVYTHLNENRERYFHAYIDDTPDEQLLETELHEELFNKAMIFYCGSGTLFHPTAKNTTKAAIKMAKKHGTLVAFDPNIRLKRWQNEQECRGTINSILSNVDILKIAKDELLFLMETSTLEEGINKLADYQIPYVWITLGEKGALVIHQDKKIHVASEKVQAIDTTGAGDAFMAGILYCFHEYGTPTNQAKLTTYTKFANKLGAKVTTRFGALTAQ; encoded by the coding sequence ATGAAAAATGGTATTATCTCGTATGGAGAAGCATTTATCGATTACATAGCAAATGATCCATCAAACAGCAATTTCCAAACATACCTGGGCGGAACTACTGTAAATGTAGCTGTCGGGGTCCGGAGACTTGGTACCCCGGCATATTATCTGTGCAAAATAGGAACGGATGATGATAGCCAATTTATTACAACGAAACTGAATCCTGAACAGGTTAGTCAGGAGTTTTGCGTCGTAAACAATCATAAAAGCATATGTAAAGTTTACACCCATCTTAATGAAAACAGAGAGCGTTATTTCCATGCTTATATCGACGATACACCGGATGAGCAGCTACTGGAGACGGAACTGCATGAGGAGCTTTTCAATAAGGCAATGATTTTTTACTGCGGATCAGGAACGTTATTTCATCCGACAGCAAAAAACACAACCAAAGCAGCAATTAAAATGGCAAAAAAACATGGTACACTCGTTGCTTTCGATCCTAACATTCGGCTGAAACGGTGGCAGAATGAACAGGAATGCAGAGGGACCATTAACAGCATCCTTTCAAATGTGGATATTCTTAAAATTGCCAAAGACGAATTACTGTTTTTAATGGAAACATCTACTCTGGAAGAAGGTATCAACAAACTCGCTGACTATCAGATTCCTTATGTTTGGATCACATTAGGAGAAAAAGGTGCATTAGTCATTCATCAGGATAAAAAAATCCACGTAGCCAGTGAAAAAGTCCAAGCAATCGATACAACTGGAGCCGGGGATGCTTTTATGGCCGGAATCCTTTACTGCTTTCACGAGTATGGAACCCCCACAAACCAAGCAAAACTAACAACATATACAAAATTCGCAAATAAACTTGGTGCAAAAGTGACCACACGATTTGGTGCATTAACTGCACAGTGA
- a CDS encoding MotA/TolQ/ExbB proton channel family protein: MLQFILELFTSEQKAEALLSNATIELIFMVLFITFVITLLIHLTLFMKLKKIRNYITDTDRMDIEPLHAFKEQFDRIQQAESVKPETFVQEKFSSWRVFNMPVVSLIKIVQMTVSVFILIGVLGTFIGLTISLGSINATGSQLVENVAAVLSGIDVAFYTSIAGMGLSLIMTVLIKVFNTEFMLTDIMLKVESRLEENEQDGIGRLIEVSETINHSILHLQETNQKSLTGIENAFSGFQEYTSGLQQSAEDLAKFNDGLSSNLQDFQELFDHMKEVTDGFGESTTRLNNNFDSLFSYFKKMDSKNERMAKAFENTYERVKEVSTAQMDTLNHFEESVVELKSFISSIMEGQESIQAAFEKITQKSSDLADKMDAHNKEFKQIFGSDLSTKLAGIISGLSDLSQDFDKMGESIAGLPEALDVINQTQAEYKYLLTDRFNELKEFNRTFNQHLKAHSEESKAFERQVQDASRSYENMGLQNNQLISEINKTISQMNNSFNQRENQIEASVHVLKDTLAGYVTGLEGQLADKLDQVVRNMNDSVVKTNDGIKREFQELRRLSEEIQQTNSRYTQQTLQDLSREIQGLNRQLNGLGQQAGNNGTGLRQNGY, translated from the coding sequence ATGCTGCAATTCATTTTGGAACTTTTTACAAGTGAGCAAAAAGCAGAGGCTCTATTATCAAATGCAACGATCGAACTGATATTTATGGTGTTGTTCATCACCTTTGTTATCACGCTTTTGATTCATCTTACATTGTTTATGAAGCTGAAAAAAATAAGAAACTACATAACTGACACCGACCGGATGGATATTGAGCCACTGCATGCTTTTAAAGAGCAGTTTGACAGGATTCAACAAGCAGAATCGGTAAAACCGGAAACCTTTGTGCAAGAGAAGTTTTCCAGTTGGCGTGTATTTAACATGCCCGTTGTCAGTCTTATTAAAATAGTACAGATGACTGTTTCCGTATTTATTTTGATAGGGGTGCTGGGTACATTTATTGGTCTGACTATATCTCTGGGCAGTATCAATGCAACTGGCAGTCAATTGGTTGAAAATGTTGCTGCTGTTTTGTCGGGAATTGATGTGGCATTTTACACAAGTATTGCGGGCATGGGGTTATCACTGATTATGACCGTACTTATTAAAGTGTTTAATACGGAGTTTATGCTTACGGATATCATGTTAAAGGTGGAATCCAGGTTAGAAGAAAATGAACAGGATGGGATAGGTCGCCTGATTGAAGTATCAGAAACCATTAACCATTCCATTCTTCATCTTCAGGAAACGAATCAAAAGTCGTTAACAGGGATTGAAAATGCATTTTCCGGATTCCAGGAATATACAAGCGGACTGCAGCAATCGGCAGAGGATTTGGCAAAGTTTAACGATGGACTCTCCAGCAATCTGCAGGACTTTCAGGAATTATTTGACCATATGAAAGAAGTGACTGATGGATTTGGTGAGTCCACAACAAGGCTGAATAATAATTTTGATTCGTTGTTTTCCTATTTTAAAAAGATGGATTCCAAAAATGAGCGAATGGCAAAAGCGTTTGAAAACACCTATGAACGTGTGAAGGAAGTTTCGACAGCTCAGATGGATACATTGAATCATTTCGAGGAATCTGTTGTGGAGCTGAAATCCTTCATTTCTTCGATTATGGAAGGACAGGAATCCATACAGGCTGCATTTGAAAAAATAACGCAGAAAAGTAGTGACCTGGCTGATAAAATGGATGCGCACAACAAGGAATTTAAGCAGATTTTTGGAAGCGACCTCAGCACAAAACTGGCTGGGATCATTTCCGGTTTGAGCGATCTTTCACAGGACTTTGATAAAATGGGAGAATCGATTGCCGGACTGCCTGAAGCACTTGATGTTATTAATCAAACACAGGCTGAGTATAAGTATCTGTTGACCGATCGTTTTAACGAGTTGAAGGAATTTAACCGGACGTTTAATCAACATCTGAAAGCCCATTCTGAGGAATCGAAAGCATTTGAGCGACAAGTACAGGATGCTTCCCGTTCGTACGAAAATATGGGATTGCAGAACAATCAGCTGATCAGTGAAATAAACAAGACAATTTCACAGATGAATAATTCGTTTAATCAACGGGAGAATCAGATCGAAGCAAGTGTTCACGTGTTAAAGGATACGCTCGCGGGCTATGTGACAGGCCTGGAGGGTCAATTGGCTGACAAGCTTGATCAGGTTGTCCGAAATATGAATGATTCCGTGGTAAAAACAAATGATGGAATCAAGCGGGAATTCCAGGAACTAAGGCGTTTGTCCGAAGAAATTCAGCAAACAAATTCCCGTTATACCCAACAAACACTGCAGGATCTCAGCAGGGAGATACAGGGGTTGAATCGGCAGCTGAATGGTCTTGGCCAGCAAGCTGGAAATAATGGTACAGGGTTGAGACAAAATGGATACTAA